A genomic segment from uncultured Alistipes sp. encodes:
- a CDS encoding IS4 family transposase, whose amino-acid sequence MFQDKYVFSQLTAFLNRTQFNNYVRKYDGNRYVKHFTCWNQMLAMMFGQLSNRESLRDLIVAFEAHRAKQYHLGLGREPIAKTTLATANQNRDYRIFEDFAFYMMKEACEKRTTNILDISGKKYAFDSTTIPLCLATFPWAKFRSKKGGVKAHVLYDIEAQVPAFYTVTTASKHDSTAMSSIHYEPNAYYIFDRAYDSFKELYRIHLTDSFFVVRAKTNLKYKTVKWKRRMPKNIMTDAEVKLTGYLSEKKYPESFRLVRYYDEEDDREFTFLTNAKQLSALDVANLYKKRWLIELFFKWLKQHLKIKKFWGTAENAVRIQISVAIITYCLVAIVQHDMKLKRSTYEVLQILSISLTDKTHLRDLFDKTNFNDVKDLNDPLIPGLFD is encoded by the coding sequence ATGTTCCAAGACAAATACGTATTCTCTCAATTAACCGCTTTTCTGAACAGGACTCAGTTCAACAACTATGTTCGCAAGTATGATGGCAACAGATATGTGAAACATTTTACTTGCTGGAATCAGATGCTCGCGATGATGTTTGGACAACTGAGTAACCGTGAAAGCCTGCGAGACTTAATCGTTGCTTTCGAGGCGCATAGGGCCAAGCAATATCATCTTGGTTTAGGTCGTGAACCGATAGCCAAAACAACTCTTGCGACAGCCAACCAGAACCGTGATTACAGAATCTTCGAAGACTTTGCATTCTATATGATGAAGGAAGCCTGCGAGAAGCGGACGACCAACATCCTTGACATTTCCGGAAAGAAATATGCGTTTGATTCAACAACGATTCCGTTGTGTCTTGCAACATTCCCATGGGCAAAGTTCCGAAGCAAGAAAGGAGGGGTGAAAGCTCATGTCTTATACGACATTGAAGCACAAGTTCCTGCTTTCTATACCGTAACCACTGCTTCAAAGCATGATTCCACAGCAATGTCTTCAATCCATTATGAACCAAATGCTTATTATATATTCGACAGGGCTTATGACTCCTTTAAAGAACTCTATAGGATACATCTTACAGACTCTTTCTTTGTTGTCAGAGCCAAGACAAACTTAAAGTATAAGACAGTCAAATGGAAGCGAAGAATGCCAAAGAACATAATGACAGATGCGGAAGTGAAACTGACCGGATATCTCTCCGAGAAAAAATATCCTGAGTCATTCAGACTCGTCCGATATTACGACGAAGAGGATGACCGTGAGTTCACTTTCTTGACGAATGCAAAACAACTTTCTGCACTGGATGTCGCCAATCTTTATAAGAAAAGATGGTTAATCGAGCTGTTCTTCAAATGGCTCAAGCAGCATCTCAAGATAAAGAAATTCTGGGGCACAGCAGAGAACGCTGTTCGCATACAAATCAGTGTGGCTATTATCACGTACTGTCTTGTGGCTATTGTCCAACATGATATGAAGTTGAAACGTTCAACCTATGAAGTTTTGCAAATTCTCAGCATATCATTGACTGACAAAACCCACTTGCGTGACCTGTTCGACAAGACTAATTTCAATGATGTCAAAGATCTAAATGATCCCCTGATTCCGGGGCTTTTTGATTAA
- a CDS encoding BT_3987 domain-containing protein has protein sequence MKRIMILLICSVWLGSCDKQIIDIAAEDRVPSKVYFMVDNLDSYQIRQIDYLDVGETTGTFTLAICKSGVLKDPVSVRIGELTEEELAEYNEENGQDFVLMPPKAYNLPRREFTFSGSYDDLSQTVDIVFDMEQLRTMDERSVLPLTIRQTSAEINVDKSLVILKPQIQEVQIAFADGGGDVSYTDNESLQRDIRISLEALLDLAENEWDIDVELMVDETYVEEYNRQHSTSYKLLTEEQYSLETSGTIEAGKTSTTFLLEIGREQVAEAGRYMLPVRLKSSSRFTVDENSLYCIRIDIYGAKLDRTGWEVVLYNTSEPGEDGGGTYPLYGHPEAILDGNPASYWHSAWRETQTPLPHYLVIDMLEEHFIEQIEWLPREGRATCKDVEIYIGDDIAPLEGLEESSLTEIQAALADASWKKVATVQLPNDATSQIFDVSPATGRFLMLLITSNFRGDTVSSIAEIYPYGG, from the coding sequence ATGAAACGAATCATGATATTGCTGATCTGTTCCGTCTGGCTGGGTTCCTGCGACAAACAGATCATAGACATCGCAGCCGAGGACAGGGTCCCGTCAAAAGTATACTTCATGGTTGACAACCTGGATAGCTATCAGATCCGCCAGATCGACTATCTGGATGTTGGTGAAACGACCGGAACGTTCACCTTGGCGATCTGCAAGTCCGGAGTCTTGAAGGATCCCGTATCGGTGCGTATCGGTGAACTGACGGAAGAGGAACTGGCCGAATACAACGAAGAAAACGGTCAGGATTTCGTACTGATGCCTCCGAAGGCCTACAATCTGCCCCGGCGAGAATTCACATTCTCGGGCTCCTATGACGACCTGAGCCAGACCGTAGACATCGTATTCGACATGGAGCAGTTGCGTACCATGGACGAACGGTCCGTATTGCCCCTGACGATTCGTCAGACATCGGCCGAGATTAATGTGGACAAGTCGCTGGTAATTCTCAAGCCGCAGATCCAGGAGGTGCAGATCGCATTTGCCGACGGCGGCGGTGACGTCAGCTACACCGACAACGAATCCCTGCAAAGAGACATTCGGATCTCCCTCGAGGCGTTGCTGGACCTTGCGGAAAACGAGTGGGACATCGACGTGGAACTCATGGTCGACGAAACGTATGTGGAGGAGTACAACCGGCAACATTCTACCTCCTACAAGCTGTTGACGGAGGAGCAATACTCGCTTGAAACCTCTGGGACGATCGAAGCAGGCAAGACCTCGACCACCTTCCTTCTGGAAATAGGGAGGGAGCAGGTCGCGGAAGCAGGACGCTACATGCTGCCTGTCCGGCTCAAGTCAAGTTCACGGTTCACAGTGGACGAAAATTCGCTCTACTGTATCCGAATTGACATCTACGGGGCGAAACTCGACCGTACGGGCTGGGAAGTGGTGCTCTACAACACCTCCGAACCCGGCGAAGACGGTGGAGGCACATATCCCCTTTACGGGCACCCGGAAGCCATTCTGGACGGAAATCCGGCATCCTACTGGCATTCGGCCTGGAGAGAGACACAAACCCCGCTGCCGCACTATCTGGTGATCGACATGCTGGAAGAGCACTTTATCGAACAGATCGAATGGCTCCCGCGCGAAGGCAGGGCCACCTGCAAGGATGTCGAAATCTATATCGGCGACGACATCGCACCTTTGGAAGGGCTGGAAGAGTCGAGTCTCACGGAAATACAGGCAGCTCTGGCAGATGCATCGTGGAAAAAGGTTGCAACCGTGCAGCTCCCCAACGATGCGACCTCTCAAATCTTCGATGTGTCTCCTGCAACGGGGCGTTTCCTGATGCTTCTGATCACCTCGAACTTCAGGGGCGATACGGTTTCCAGTATTGCGGAGATATATCCTTATGGCGGTTGA
- a CDS encoding PQQ-binding-like beta-propeller repeat protein: MRKTYLLLLMLGCTLAGHATYRGRVYVDSNRNGVYDKGEKTLRNVCVSDGLHVVKTGADGTYSLPGHERQRFVFITTPSGYSAEGKYYLRTEGNQEGQTYDFGLQEWNRCIGKDGSHRFVHVADTEIFNTVNQEDWANELRDYAANEKVAFMVHTGDICYENGLINHIRLMNTSNMGCPVFYGIGNHDLVKGKYGEELFESIYGPVCYSFDVGSTHYIMTPMLGGDYQPSYKARDVFRWVKNDLEQQPEGKPVIFFNHDLISYTDQFVFDLGDGETLDLSAYNVKGWFYGHWHSHFVQQQGRIRTVSTSTPDKGGIDHATSAFRVVDIDRQGNIESRLRYTYIHQSVAFASIANDVCVQDGTGDFLLSINTYHTAAPAKSVTCSFTDNNGASLAPVKSLAPQSDWNWRAHFRLPETCRGRRIFVTATVRFSDGSIAKERTSFVYDSPHNVLHADWVTNLKANLLYTQPVVAEGKVFIASLDEELRGEAAVFALDAETGKQLWRHEVRNSIKNNIAYAEGTVLAQDAEGYLYALDAGTGAVKWEKKLALDGLPLVLEGLTVDRGKVYAGTGHGLAVYDIASGEQIWRNVGWQRNQAATCHPLVTEDVLVMGTQWSGLYGNDLKTGDLRWKLEEPDIRERGATPAYVDGLLYMASGNAFFVIEPSTGHIILRKPLPFSANTNSTPLLTDRLVIFGTQGCGLVALDRETWEEVWRVQTRPSLIYTSPYSRHPVATVDSSPILVGDIVYFGASDGILYGVNWQDGQVVWKHRTGAPVFSSLTNVGNRLFAADYSGNVYAFTLPE, from the coding sequence ATGAGAAAAACTTATCTATTGCTACTGATGCTCGGCTGTACGCTGGCCGGGCATGCTACTTACCGAGGGAGGGTCTATGTAGACTCCAACCGGAACGGAGTGTATGACAAAGGAGAGAAAACTCTTCGCAACGTATGTGTATCAGACGGGCTTCATGTGGTTAAAACTGGAGCAGACGGCACCTATTCATTGCCCGGACACGAGCGCCAGCGCTTTGTGTTCATTACCACCCCTTCCGGTTACAGTGCGGAAGGAAAATATTATCTGCGGACCGAAGGGAATCAAGAAGGACAGACATACGACTTCGGTTTGCAGGAATGGAACAGGTGCATCGGAAAAGATGGAAGCCACCGTTTTGTTCACGTGGCCGATACGGAGATTTTCAACACGGTCAATCAGGAAGACTGGGCGAACGAACTGCGTGACTATGCTGCTAATGAGAAAGTGGCATTCATGGTGCATACCGGCGATATTTGCTACGAGAACGGGCTGATTAACCACATCCGGCTGATGAATACTTCCAACATGGGCTGTCCGGTTTTCTATGGCATAGGGAACCATGATTTGGTAAAAGGGAAATATGGAGAAGAATTGTTCGAAAGCATTTACGGTCCGGTATGTTACTCGTTTGATGTCGGTTCCACCCACTACATCATGACCCCGATGCTGGGCGGCGACTATCAGCCCAGTTATAAGGCACGCGATGTATTCCGCTGGGTAAAAAACGACCTGGAGCAACAGCCGGAAGGCAAGCCGGTGATTTTCTTCAATCACGACCTGATAAGCTACACCGACCAATTTGTATTTGATTTGGGTGACGGAGAAACACTCGATTTAAGTGCTTACAATGTGAAAGGATGGTTTTATGGACATTGGCACAGTCACTTTGTACAGCAGCAGGGGCGCATACGCACCGTATCGACTTCTACTCCCGACAAGGGTGGAATAGACCATGCTACTTCTGCCTTCCGGGTCGTAGACATTGACCGTCAGGGCAATATCGAAAGTCGCTTGCGATACACCTACATTCATCAATCCGTTGCTTTCGCCTCCATAGCTAACGATGTGTGCGTGCAAGACGGAACAGGCGATTTCCTGCTTTCCATCAATACATACCACACTGCAGCCCCTGCCAAGAGTGTTACTTGTTCATTTACTGACAATAACGGTGCTTCCTTGGCTCCTGTCAAATCTCTGGCTCCGCAAAGCGATTGGAACTGGCGGGCTCATTTCAGGCTTCCCGAAACCTGCCGGGGCAGACGTATCTTTGTAACTGCCACCGTCCGTTTCTCAGACGGAAGTATTGCTAAGGAGCGGACTTCATTTGTGTACGATTCGCCTCATAACGTCTTGCATGCCGATTGGGTAACCAACCTGAAAGCCAATCTTCTTTATACGCAACCGGTGGTGGCAGAAGGAAAAGTCTTTATTGCTTCACTGGATGAAGAGTTGAGAGGGGAAGCGGCTGTATTTGCTCTCGATGCAGAAACCGGCAAACAGTTGTGGCGTCATGAGGTACGTAATTCCATCAAAAACAACATAGCCTATGCCGAAGGTACGGTGCTTGCACAAGATGCGGAAGGTTACCTTTACGCTCTGGATGCCGGTACGGGTGCGGTGAAGTGGGAAAAGAAACTGGCCCTTGACGGATTGCCACTCGTGCTGGAAGGACTGACTGTCGACCGCGGGAAGGTCTATGCCGGTACTGGACACGGATTGGCTGTTTATGATATAGCCTCCGGCGAACAAATCTGGAGAAATGTAGGTTGGCAACGGAATCAGGCCGCTACTTGCCATCCTCTTGTGACTGAAGATGTATTGGTCATGGGTACTCAATGGAGCGGACTCTATGGGAATGATCTGAAAACGGGTGACTTGCGATGGAAGCTGGAAGAACCTGATATTCGGGAAAGAGGAGCTACACCGGCTTATGTCGACGGGCTGCTTTACATGGCATCCGGTAATGCCTTCTTTGTAATAGAACCGTCTACAGGGCATATCATCCTGCGAAAACCGCTGCCTTTCAGTGCCAATACGAATTCTACTCCGCTGTTAACCGACCGCCTGGTGATTTTCGGGACGCAAGGCTGCGGACTGGTTGCTCTCGACCGTGAGACTTGGGAAGAAGTCTGGCGCGTGCAGACACGTCCGTCATTGATTTATACCTCGCCCTATTCGCGTCATCCGGTAGCTACTGTCGATTCATCACCCATCCTGGTGGGAGACATCGTTTACTTCGGTGCTTCGGACGGTATCTTGTATGGAGTAAACTGGCAAGACGGGCAGGTTGTCTGGAAGCACCGGACGGGAGCTCCTGTATTCTCCAGCCTTACCAATGTTGGAAACCGCTTGTTTGCCGCTGACTATTCCGGAAATGTCTACGCTTTTACATTGCCTGAATAA
- a CDS encoding glycoside hydrolase family 2 TIM barrel-domain containing protein, with protein MKRNLFILLVMAVFTHSAVCAAEWEDPQVSGWGREPMRATFKHYSSVSQALDYGRPSPWEISLNGIWKFKYVHHETDRPEGFYASSYDVSGWDNIQVPGPWEMQGFGTPIYTNIKYPFERNPPFIQGLGENGSPVGSYRTDFVVPEDWQRREIFIRLNGVSSAYYLWINDRKVGYAEDSYLPSEFDITPYLKKGTNTVSVQVFRWSDGSYLEDQDGWRVSGIIRDVILHSTPRTHVSDIFVKPDLDADYRDGSLHVETEVDNRTGKSSSWIIETRLLYKGREISSARVRTGRIAPGKRQTCVTQFLVANPRKWTDETPNLYTVVTVLKDLRGRVVDVINTRTGFRKLEIRDKCFLLNGQPVKMKGVNRVETDPFGCKYVTKDRVQKEVLAMKRNNINTVRTAHMPAVEWLYDYCDEYGLMVIDEANCEAHGFGYREGTPARDSAWMSAHVERMVRMVERDKNHPSVVQWSLGNESDNGINMQAMHKAAKRLDPTRFTHYHFSNDPVSCDVLGGGVWRSAVPNTSGRYHSAEMIRVLAEAEDPRPIMINEYAHAMGNGMGNLKDYWIEFDKYDRISGGAIWDWVDQGIVMSAEDHSVYGMQIPDSMRRYALEECNKPGGKFFWAYGGDFGDEPNDSNFCNNGIMFPDLSDRSAKIREVRKVYQSVEFYPRDLENGEVEVWNKFFFTALNDFRLCWTLLENGVEIQKGILPSLYLAPRQRGVLKVPVESFGMKDGKEYILILSLHTSAETPWCEAGYRIAWEQFILKPWDFSLQTCTMQGRPAVSEDTSSYMIRSGNFEIQFDKRNGKIASVNDITGRLVAADGPKLDFWRAPIDNDGTGRIGHFIDGRFYPDARGGRLTNLWVDAGYHDLKRRVDSVSGMWQDSLFVIRVAYALVGRGEVSFAVQETYGFDGSGRIRLTSDIQPSDKAPEVARVGYDWELEDRYRYFEWYGKGPWESYSDKQDGARYGLWKGRVEQQWVNYPYPQENGNKYAVRWASLHDLAGQGLQVRGAQPLEVSVKEYRNMDIAEARHTDRLQPCGRVIFSVNHRMAPVGNESCGPKPLDKYVVHARPWRFEIEFVLHP; from the coding sequence ATGAAAAGGAATCTATTCATATTGTTGGTGATGGCGGTTTTCACCCATTCGGCGGTTTGTGCCGCCGAATGGGAGGATCCGCAGGTCAGCGGATGGGGCCGGGAACCCATGCGCGCAACGTTCAAACATTACTCTTCGGTTTCGCAGGCTCTCGATTACGGACGGCCTTCCCCCTGGGAGATCAGTTTGAACGGGATCTGGAAATTCAAATACGTTCATCACGAGACGGACCGTCCCGAAGGCTTTTACGCCTCGTCCTACGACGTGTCGGGGTGGGACAATATCCAGGTCCCGGGGCCATGGGAGATGCAGGGTTTCGGGACTCCGATATATACGAACATAAAATATCCTTTTGAGCGGAACCCTCCCTTTATCCAGGGACTGGGCGAGAATGGCTCCCCGGTGGGGTCGTACCGGACGGATTTCGTTGTACCGGAGGATTGGCAGAGGCGTGAAATCTTCATTCGCCTCAACGGAGTTTCATCGGCCTATTATCTTTGGATCAACGACCGGAAGGTGGGATATGCCGAAGATTCGTATTTGCCGTCGGAGTTTGACATTACACCCTACCTGAAAAAGGGAACCAATACCGTGTCCGTGCAGGTCTTCCGTTGGAGCGACGGCTCCTACCTGGAGGATCAGGACGGTTGGCGGGTAAGCGGCATTATTCGAGACGTGATCCTGCATTCGACACCTCGCACCCATGTGTCTGATATTTTCGTCAAACCGGATTTGGATGCGGACTATCGCGACGGCTCCCTGCATGTGGAAACGGAGGTGGACAATCGGACCGGGAAGTCGTCTTCGTGGATTATAGAGACCCGGTTGCTGTATAAAGGCCGGGAGATCAGTTCGGCGCGTGTGCGGACAGGCCGGATTGCTCCGGGAAAGAGGCAAACCTGCGTGACGCAGTTCTTGGTGGCGAATCCCCGGAAGTGGACGGATGAGACTCCGAATCTCTATACCGTGGTGACGGTCCTGAAGGATCTCCGCGGACGTGTCGTGGATGTAATCAATACGCGGACGGGGTTCCGCAAACTGGAAATCCGCGACAAGTGTTTCCTGCTGAACGGCCAGCCTGTCAAGATGAAAGGCGTGAACCGGGTGGAGACGGATCCGTTCGGCTGCAAATACGTGACGAAGGATCGGGTCCAGAAGGAAGTTCTGGCCATGAAACGCAACAACATCAACACGGTCCGGACGGCCCACATGCCGGCAGTGGAGTGGCTCTACGACTATTGCGACGAGTACGGCCTGATGGTGATCGACGAGGCCAACTGCGAGGCGCACGGCTTCGGCTACCGGGAAGGGACTCCGGCCCGGGATTCGGCCTGGATGTCGGCACACGTCGAGCGAATGGTCCGTATGGTGGAGCGTGACAAGAACCATCCAAGCGTGGTACAGTGGTCTTTGGGCAACGAAAGCGACAACGGAATCAACATGCAGGCGATGCATAAGGCAGCCAAACGGCTCGATCCTACCCGTTTTACGCACTACCATTTCTCAAACGATCCGGTCTCCTGTGATGTCCTTGGCGGAGGGGTATGGCGTAGTGCCGTTCCGAATACCTCCGGCCGCTATCATTCCGCGGAGATGATTCGGGTTTTGGCCGAAGCGGAGGATCCTCGGCCGATCATGATCAACGAGTATGCCCATGCCATGGGGAATGGGATGGGGAACCTGAAAGATTACTGGATCGAATTCGACAAGTATGACCGGATCTCGGGCGGCGCGATCTGGGATTGGGTGGACCAGGGCATCGTGATGAGTGCGGAGGACCATTCGGTGTACGGTATGCAGATCCCCGATTCGATGCGCAGGTATGCCCTTGAGGAGTGCAACAAGCCGGGCGGAAAATTTTTCTGGGCTTACGGCGGAGATTTCGGGGATGAGCCCAATGACTCCAATTTCTGCAACAACGGAATCATGTTCCCCGACCTGTCCGATCGATCTGCGAAAATCAGGGAGGTCCGGAAGGTTTACCAGAGTGTCGAGTTCTATCCCCGGGATTTGGAGAACGGAGAGGTCGAGGTCTGGAACAAATTTTTCTTTACGGCGTTGAATGACTTCCGCCTTTGTTGGACCTTGCTGGAAAATGGTGTGGAGATTCAGAAAGGTATTTTACCCTCCTTGTATCTGGCTCCGCGGCAGCGGGGAGTCCTGAAGGTGCCCGTCGAATCGTTTGGCATGAAAGACGGCAAGGAGTATATCCTGATCCTTTCCCTGCATACATCGGCTGAAACCCCGTGGTGTGAAGCCGGTTATCGGATTGCGTGGGAGCAGTTTATCCTCAAGCCCTGGGACTTTTCCTTGCAGACCTGCACCATGCAGGGCCGGCCGGCCGTAAGCGAAGACACCTCTTCCTATATGATCAGAAGCGGTAATTTCGAGATTCAATTCGACAAACGGAACGGCAAGATTGCCTCCGTGAATGACATCACGGGTCGGCTTGTCGCTGCCGACGGCCCCAAACTGGATTTCTGGCGGGCCCCCATTGACAATGACGGGACGGGCCGGATCGGGCACTTCATCGATGGCCGGTTCTATCCCGATGCACGGGGCGGCCGTTTGACGAACCTTTGGGTCGATGCCGGTTACCATGATCTGAAACGGCGTGTCGATTCCGTGTCGGGAATGTGGCAGGACAGTCTGTTCGTTATCCGCGTTGCTTACGCCCTTGTCGGCCGGGGTGAGGTCTCCTTTGCCGTCCAGGAAACCTATGGGTTCGATGGCTCGGGGCGGATTCGGCTGACCTCCGATATACAACCTTCGGACAAGGCTCCGGAAGTAGCCCGCGTGGGGTATGATTGGGAACTTGAGGACCGCTACAGATACTTTGAGTGGTATGGCAAAGGACCCTGGGAGTCCTATTCCGACAAACAGGATGGGGCCCGGTACGGCTTGTGGAAAGGCCGGGTCGAGCAACAATGGGTCAACTACCCGTATCCGCAGGAGAATGGGAACAAATACGCCGTCCGGTGGGCTTCATTGCATGACCTGGCCGGGCAGGGTCTGCAAGTGAGAGGCGCACAGCCGTTGGAGGTATCGGTCAAGGAGTACCGCAATATGGATATTGCCGAAGCACGGCATACGGACCGGTTGCAACCGTGCGGACGGGTCATCTTCAGCGTGAATCACCGGATGGCTCCCGTCGGCAATGAAAGCTGCGGCCCCAAACCGCTGGACAAGTATGTTGTGCATGCCCGGCCATGGCGGTTCGAGATCGAATTCGTTCTCCATCCATGA
- a CDS encoding RagB/SusD family nutrient uptake outer membrane protein, producing MNNIISNKYLRVLLLSTCFAAVSCDFLDKMPDDQKTMDMVWEKQDETEMYLYNIYAKLPEPNSMFWNGTPWVAISDEMDIVWERYYPSSINVGSWNPTTNYYNIWGDCYKSIRASFVFENNVDKCYELSESLKTQYIAEAKFLRGYYYWILLRQYGPFVLIENELDWRDNLNLPRAPYDQCVEYICRMMDEAMPALPLTWRETNPTWLGKPDQMACLAVKSQVRLMAASPQWNGNPDYADFVNKDGTPLVNTAYSEQKWRDAADAAHAVIAAAESMTGDYAIRLYRNDENNDGAFNPFRSVQGVHQVKWNCEYLWGTTKGDFNNLERHATPRPGGYSGLGPTQRIVDAFFMNNGRTIDDVASGYVEDGFATTPHPNWTNDDVSEIRKRNCWGHRVGERNMYANREARFYAAILYNGRPVPQVAPEDRDLFSSTLNKDGWGRAEFYSSGMSGSGNADHSTTGYTMLKYVNFDSSPYRSQYSEWRNGTYIRLAEIYLNYIEALNEYDPGNADIKKYWDLIRSRAGLPSIFDTYPEIKGNREAQLEYIIRERQVELCFEGDRYFTTRRRLLSDKIDTKHAVDHRMYGDNGPIYGMNIAAGVGFASEDFYKRTVVENRVFEKKMYLFPIPQGEMDRNNQMVQNPGW from the coding sequence ATGAACAACATTATATCGAACAAATACCTCAGGGTACTCCTGCTGTCCACCTGTTTTGCCGCGGTCTCCTGCGATTTCCTGGACAAAATGCCGGATGACCAAAAGACCATGGATATGGTATGGGAAAAGCAGGATGAAACCGAAATGTACCTGTACAACATCTATGCGAAGCTCCCCGAACCCAACAGCATGTTCTGGAACGGTACACCGTGGGTTGCAATATCCGATGAGATGGACATCGTCTGGGAGCGTTACTATCCGTCGAGTATCAATGTCGGAAGCTGGAATCCGACTACGAACTACTACAACATCTGGGGCGACTGTTACAAGTCGATCCGTGCCTCTTTCGTCTTCGAGAACAATGTTGACAAGTGTTATGAACTCTCGGAGAGCCTGAAAACGCAATATATAGCCGAGGCAAAGTTCCTGCGCGGCTACTATTATTGGATTCTTCTGCGTCAGTACGGCCCGTTCGTACTCATCGAAAACGAACTCGACTGGCGGGATAATCTGAACCTCCCGCGCGCACCTTACGACCAGTGTGTCGAATACATCTGCCGGATGATGGACGAGGCCATGCCCGCGCTGCCCCTGACATGGCGGGAGACCAACCCGACCTGGTTGGGCAAGCCCGATCAGATGGCGTGCCTGGCCGTGAAATCCCAGGTCAGACTGATGGCCGCAAGTCCGCAATGGAACGGGAATCCCGATTATGCGGATTTCGTGAACAAGGACGGTACGCCGCTGGTCAATACGGCATACAGCGAGCAAAAGTGGCGTGATGCCGCCGACGCAGCACATGCCGTGATCGCTGCCGCCGAGAGCATGACCGGAGATTATGCCATCCGCCTCTATCGCAACGACGAAAACAACGACGGAGCGTTCAATCCGTTCCGTTCGGTACAGGGCGTGCACCAGGTCAAGTGGAATTGTGAATACCTGTGGGGCACGACCAAGGGCGATTTCAACAACCTGGAGAGGCATGCTACACCCCGTCCGGGCGGCTACAGCGGACTGGGGCCGACGCAGCGCATTGTGGACGCCTTTTTCATGAACAACGGGCGGACCATCGACGACGTGGCCTCGGGTTACGTGGAGGATGGCTTTGCCACCACGCCCCATCCGAACTGGACCAACGACGATGTCAGCGAAATCCGCAAACGGAATTGTTGGGGGCACCGTGTCGGAGAGCGGAACATGTATGCCAACCGGGAAGCCCGGTTCTATGCGGCTATCCTCTACAACGGCCGGCCGGTTCCGCAGGTCGCTCCGGAGGACCGCGACCTCTTCTCCTCGACACTCAACAAGGACGGCTGGGGCCGTGCCGAATTTTACAGCAGCGGGATGAGCGGTTCGGGTAATGCCGACCACTCGACGACGGGCTATACAATGCTGAAATATGTCAATTTCGACAGCAGCCCCTACCGGTCGCAGTACAGCGAATGGAGAAACGGCACCTATATCCGGCTGGCCGAGATCTATCTGAACTACATCGAGGCATTGAACGAGTACGATCCCGGAAATGCCGACATCAAGAAATACTGGGACCTGATCCGTAGCCGGGCCGGGCTTCCGAGCATCTTCGATACTTACCCCGAGATCAAGGGCAACAGGGAAGCCCAATTGGAGTATATCATCCGCGAGCGGCAGGTGGAACTCTGTTTCGAAGGCGACCGGTATTTCACGACACGGCGTCGCCTGCTTTCGGATAAGATTGACACGAAACACGCCGTGGATCACCGGATGTACGGAGACAACGGTCCGATCTACGGCATGAACATCGCAGCTGGGGTGGGCTTTGCTTCGGAAGACTTCTACAAGAGGACGGTGGTCGAAAACCGGGTCTTCGAGAAGAAGATGTATCTTTTCCCGATCCCGCAGGGTGAAATGGATCGTAACAACCAGATGGTCCAGAATCCCGGATGGTAG
- a CDS encoding alpha/beta hydrolase family protein, whose protein sequence is MKHWWILFLLSCCVWQTKAVGIDTLTVYSPSMRKNVDALVLCPAGYSPTKKYPVVYLLHGYSDAWNNGWLKKCDGLEALIDHYEMIVVCPDGGFSSWYYDSPEDPSYKYETFITRELIPAVDSRFGTVADRTGRAVAGLSMGGHGAFYLAFRHQEIFGVAGSMSGGVDIRSFPDRWDIALRLGPQNQYPERWESHTIINMLDLLKPNSLALVFDCGTEDFFYDVNVALHAKLLDRKIPHDFYSRPGGHEWQYWSNAIRYQFVFWDNYSLLSRKSG, encoded by the coding sequence ATGAAACATTGGTGGATATTATTCTTGTTATCTTGTTGCGTATGGCAAACTAAAGCTGTTGGAATTGACACGCTGACGGTTTACAGTCCTTCTATGCGTAAAAATGTAGACGCATTGGTTTTGTGTCCTGCTGGTTATTCGCCGACAAAAAAATATCCGGTGGTTTACTTGTTACATGGATATAGCGATGCTTGGAATAACGGTTGGCTGAAAAAATGCGATGGTTTGGAGGCGTTGATTGACCATTATGAAATGATCGTAGTCTGTCCGGATGGAGGATTCAGCAGTTGGTATTATGACAGTCCAGAAGATCCCTCATATAAATATGAAACCTTTATAACCCGTGAATTGATTCCTGCTGTCGATTCCCGATTCGGCACGGTCGCAGATCGCACGGGACGAGCTGTCGCCGGTTTGAGTATGGGCGGTCATGGAGCTTTTTATCTTGCATTCCGCCATCAGGAGATTTTCGGCGTAGCGGGAAGCATGAGCGGGGGCGTCGACATTCGATCTTTTCCCGATCGTTGGGACATCGCCTTACGGTTGGGACCGCAAAACCAATATCCCGAACGCTGGGAATCGCATACGATAATCAATATGCTCGACCTCTTGAAGCCGAATTCTCTAGCTTTAGTGTTTGATTGCGGAACAGAAGATTTTTTCTATGACGTCAATGTTGCGCTGCATGCTAAACTCCTCGACCGAAAAATTCCGCATGACTTCTATTCCCGTCCGGGAGGACACGAATGGCAATATTGGAGCAATGCCATCCGCTATCAATTTGTATTCTGGGATAATTATTCACTACTGTCCCGTAAAAGTGGATAA